The Rosa rugosa chromosome 3, drRosRugo1.1, whole genome shotgun sequence sequence ATCAATACTACTGTAACATTTTCTTATTAGCTACCATGATCATGAAAGCTAACGGTGAAAACACCTTTCCATTAGGGGCGAATGGCAATGTAAAATTTATCCATCGCAAATAGCCCAACTTTTTAACCGATTCTTTTCATTACTTAATAATAGAGAACTCAAAGTTTCAACTATAGCTATGCATCTGCATATCCCTAAAGAAAAATTAGACTAACGTAGACTTAAATTTATTTCACTTCTACTAGTgtcgttaatttttttttagagtatGAAATCGTGTAACTGAATCCTAAATAAACCGTAAAACTAATTAACCTAATtctaaaacaattaaaatataTGAAACATGTGAATACTAAATAAACCGTAAAACTAATTAACCTAAttccaaaacaattaaaatatagggttattatcacaaatggtacctgaactatatctcaatcttatcgatggtacctaaacttcaattttgatcacaaccagtacccgaacttttcgatttcattttaaatggtacctaaggccacattcggtcactattccggccaaaaaagccaaatctaaaatataaaaaaatttaaaaaaagttcaaggcaagtctattaccaaaaaaatcatcactatatatgattgcaacccttgaaatcatcaaagatcatcactatgattgccttTACATGCCATTTTTAGTTGGAATAGTGActggaggtggctctaggtaccatttaaaatgaaatcgaaaagttcaggtactggttgtgatcaaaattgaagttcaggtaccatcgataaaattgaggtatagttcaggtaccatttgtgataataaccctaaaaTATATGAAACATTTACGTGTCCAAATCATTGGCTACACAAAAGAATTTTTTTACTTGCATctataaattataaaaaataaaataaaaaaaaataaaaaaaactatccAGTTTGACCAGTCAAAGGTACATTAAAAGCTATTATCAGGATTAGTTGCAATGGGACATGCATTGACTAATTGTTTTCCCTTTGTTTGACTACTAAGAGAACAATGAGATTACTAGATTCACTCCCTCCCAATCAATCCTATATAAAACCctaaaaaacccagaaaaaatcTAAATTAGAAAGAGATGGAAGACAATGATCTATGAAGAGTGATATTAAAATAGTTATGATGATTCGAATTTATAGTGTTTATCAACAGCAATTGATACATCCCAAGTGCAACTGAGTCCCTTTGGGATCGTAACCAGGTCGCCGGCTCCGAACTCGACGAACTCCGATGACCCTTTCGGGTATGCCTTCACTCTTCCCTTGAGCAAGTAACACGTCTCCTCTGCATCAAACTTCAGCTGGTACTTCCCAGGAGAACAACCCCACCTAACAAAACACACCCTTAATTATATTATATGAtgaacacagagagagagagagagagagagagagagagagagactcacTTGGGCCAGCACTTGATGTCCAATTCAGATAAGCGAGACTCAGAAGGGTTTTTCTCAACTGTGATTCTTAGgtttgaggaagaagaagatgaagatgaagagcaGGAATAGTCTGCAGCCATGTTAGAAAGAGCTATAGCAGTACTGGTGAAACTGTTTTTTTGGAATAATatcttgttcttattttgggttgTAGCCAAAAGCTCAAGGTATTGTGGGGGATGGGAGAAGGGGAAGGGAATCTTTTTACatagaaagagaaggagaaggataaGGAAGCTTATTATATAGAGAAGGGAAGGAAGAGAAGGACAGCTAGctagctcttcttcttctctctcaccCTCACTCCTCATTAAGTATTTACCATTGACTTGACCACAATGTATGTCATGATCACTAATTATGTTTTCGGTTCTTTAATTTGCAATTGGGTGTCAACTGGTAAAGCACTTACTCTCACGCTACGCTACATCACAATTTTTAGATGGGGTTTTGTCCACTTACtctatttctagggatttttttcccacttaccctattaagtttttttagagcaactccaacagctttcctataatttctgtattatagggaagcaaaagtcaaagctttagcctctttttcttctcc is a genomic window containing:
- the LOC133736934 gene encoding uncharacterized protein LOC133736934, translated to MAADYSCSSSSSSSSSNLRITVEKNPSESRLSELDIKCWPKWGCSPGKYQLKFDAEETCYLLKGRVKAYPKGSSEFVEFGAGDLVTIPKGLSCTWDVSIAVDKHYKFESS